The following coding sequences lie in one Populus trichocarpa isolate Nisqually-1 chromosome 14, P.trichocarpa_v4.1, whole genome shotgun sequence genomic window:
- the LOC7491324 gene encoding stress response protein NST1 isoform X1, which translates to MKKKNPSNREDDREKTNGPKSMVNKRKKNMKRLGGAAGLSLEAFVNAKSNTSSSFSNPALIKKQREFYKNAKYVSKFKKKLKQQHQPNELHSDVRPSEAENENREGSKMMNKNKRSKNSLKELYEKRREEEEKARIEREAILKAKKEERERSESRRKAAREKMFKKTRHGQPVMKYRIEHLLQLVQGSNGNSTDKNL; encoded by the exons atgaagaagaaaaatcccaGCAATAGAGAAGACGATAGGGAGAAAACCAATGGCCCAAAATCAATGGtgaacaaaaggaagaaaaacatgaaGAGATTAGGAGGAGCCGCCGGTCTTTCTCTTGAAGCGTTCGTTAATGCCAAGTCCAACACTTCCTCCTCCTTCTCCAATCCTGCCCTTATAA AGAAGCAAAGGGAGTTTTATAAGAATGCCAAGTACGTGAGCAAGTTTAAGAAAAAGTTGAAGCAACAACATCAGCCGAATGAGCTCCATTCAGATGTAAGACCATCAGAG GCTGAGAATGAAAATCGGGAAGGTAGCAAGATGATGAATAAGAATAAGAGGAGCAAGAATAGCTTGAAAGAATTGTATGAGAAACGGCgtgaagaggaagagaaggcAAGGATCGAAAGAGAGGCAATTCTAAAagcaaagaaggaagaaagagaaaggtCTGAGTCCCGTAGAAAAGCTGCGAGGGAGAAGATGTTCAAGAAGACCCGTCATGGTCAGCCTGTTATGAAGTACAGGATTGAGCATCTCTTGCAGTTAGTTCAAGGTTCCAATGGAAATTCAACTGACAAAAATCTCTAG
- the LOC7491324 gene encoding uncharacterized protein LOC7491324 isoform X2, whose amino-acid sequence MKKKNPSNREDDREKTNGPKSMVNKRKKNMKRLGGAAGLSLEAFVNAKSNTSSSFSNPALIKKQREFYKNAKYVSKFKKKLKQQHQPNELHSDAENENREGSKMMNKNKRSKNSLKELYEKRREEEEKARIEREAILKAKKEERERSESRRKAAREKMFKKTRHGQPVMKYRIEHLLQLVQGSNGNSTDKNL is encoded by the exons atgaagaagaaaaatcccaGCAATAGAGAAGACGATAGGGAGAAAACCAATGGCCCAAAATCAATGGtgaacaaaaggaagaaaaacatgaaGAGATTAGGAGGAGCCGCCGGTCTTTCTCTTGAAGCGTTCGTTAATGCCAAGTCCAACACTTCCTCCTCCTTCTCCAATCCTGCCCTTATAA AGAAGCAAAGGGAGTTTTATAAGAATGCCAAGTACGTGAGCAAGTTTAAGAAAAAGTTGAAGCAACAACATCAGCCGAATGAGCTCCATTCAGAT GCTGAGAATGAAAATCGGGAAGGTAGCAAGATGATGAATAAGAATAAGAGGAGCAAGAATAGCTTGAAAGAATTGTATGAGAAACGGCgtgaagaggaagagaaggcAAGGATCGAAAGAGAGGCAATTCTAAAagcaaagaaggaagaaagagaaaggtCTGAGTCCCGTAGAAAAGCTGCGAGGGAGAAGATGTTCAAGAAGACCCGTCATGGTCAGCCTGTTATGAAGTACAGGATTGAGCATCTCTTGCAGTTAGTTCAAGGTTCCAATGGAAATTCAACTGACAAAAATCTCTAG
- the LOC7491325 gene encoding protein TRANSPORT INHIBITOR RESPONSE 1 → MLRKANSFPEEVLQHVLSFITNDKDRNAVSLVCKSWYEIERWCRKRIFVGNCYAVRPEMVIRRFPELRSVELKGKPHFADFSLVPDGWGGCVYPWIAALATAYPWLEEISLERMVVSDESLKVIAKSFKNFKVLVLSSCEGFSTDGLAAVAANCRNLRGLDLRESEVDDPSGQWLSRFPDSFTSLASLNISCLGAEVSFSALERLVGRCPDLKTLRLNHAVPLDKLANLLRGAPQLVELGTGAYSAELQPDVFSNLAGAFSGCKELRSLSGFWNVFPGYLPAVYPVCSGLTSLNLRYANIQGADLIKLVSQCPSLQRLWVLDYIEDIGLEALAACCKDLTELRVFPSDPYGAEPNVSLTERGLVSVSEGCPKLHSVLYFCRQMTNAALVTIAKNRPSMTCFRLCIIEPRAPDYQTLQPLDLGFGAIVENYKDLRRLSLSGLLTDRVFEYIGTYAKKLEMLSVAFAGDSDLGLHHVLSGCEKLCKLEIRDCPFGDKALLANAAKLETMRSLWMSSCSVSFRACKLLGQKMPRLNVEVIDERGPPDLRPESCPVEKLYIYRTIAGPRFDMPGFVWTMDEDSVSRFS, encoded by the exons ATGTTGAGAAAGGCGAATTCGTTCCCGGAGGAAGTGCTACAGCATGTGTTGTCTTTTATCACAAACGACAAAGACAGGAACGCCGTATCGCTGGTGTGTAAGTCGTGGTACGAGATAGAGAGGTGGTGTAGGAAGAGGATATTTGTAGGTAACTGTTATGCGGTGAGGCCGGAGATGGTTATAAGGAGGTTTCCGGAGCTCAGATCGGTGGAGCTCAAAGGAAAGCCGCACTTTGCGGACTTTAGTTTGGTGCCTGACGGTTGGGGAGGTTGTGTTTACCCTTGGATCGCGGCGTTGGCTACTGCGTATCCGTGGTTGGAAGAGATTAGTTTGGAGAGGATGGTGGTTTCAGATGAGAGTTTGAAGGTGATTGCTAAgagttttaagaattttaaggTTTTGGTGCTTTCGTCTTGTGAGGGTTTCTCTACTGATGGACTTGCTGCCGTTGCGGCCAATTGCAG GAATCTGAGGGGGCTGGATTTGCGAGAGAGTGAGGTGGATGATCCAAGTGGGCAGTGGTTGAGCCGCTTTCCTGACTCGTTTACATCACTCGCGTCTCTTAATATTTCCTGCTTGGGGGCTGAGGTTAGTTTCTCAGCTCTGGAGCGCCTGGTAGGCCGGTGTCCTGATCTGAAGACTCTTCGGCTCAACCATGCTGTGCCCCTTGACAAGCTTGCCAATCTTCTTCGCGGTGCACCACAACTGGTTGAATTGGGCACAGGTGCTTACTCAGCCGAGTTGCAGCCTGATGTATTCTCAAACCTGGCAGGAGCTTTTTCTGGGTGTAAAGAACTGAGGAGCCTATCTGGGTTTTGGAATGTTTTTCCAGGTTACCTTCCAGCAGTTTATCCTGTTTGTTCTGGCTTAACATCACTCAACTTGAGGTATGCTAATATACAAGGCGCTGATCTCATTAAGCTTGTCAGTCAATGCCCAAGTTTGCAGCGCTTATGG GTGCTGGATTACATTGAAGACATTGGACTCGAAGCTCTTGCAGCATGTTGCAAGGACCTGACAGAGTTGAGGGTGTTTCCATCTGACCCATATGGTGCGGAACCAAATGTATCCTTGACAGAAAGGGGCCTTGTCTCTGTCTCTGAAGGCTGTCCCAAGCTTCATTCAGTTCTGTACTTTTGCCGTCAAATGACTAATGCTGCCCTAGTTACAATAGCAAAGAACCGTCCAAGTATGACTTGCTTTCGTCTTTGTATTATTGAACCACGGGCTCCTGATTATCAAACACTCCAGCCTCTGGATTTGGGTTTTGGAGCCATTGTTGAAAACTACAAGGATCTCCGGCGTCTTTCCCTCTCAGGTCTATTGACTGATCGCGTGTTTGAGTACATTGGAACTTATGCCAAGAAGTTAGAGATGCTATCTGTGGCATTTGCTGGGGATAGTGATCTGGGACTCCACCATGTGTTGTCTGGGTGCGAAAAGCTTTGCAAACTAGAGATAAGGGATTGTCCCTTTGGTGACAAAGCTCTTTTGGCCAATGCTGCAAAGCTGGAGACAATGCGATCCCTTTGGATGTCTTCTTGCTCTGTGAGTTTCAGAGCATGTAAGCTGCTGGGTCAGAAGATGCCTAGACTCAATGTTGAAGTTATTGATGAGAGGGGACCTCCAGATTTGAGGCCGGAAAGCTGCCCTGTTGAGAAGCTTTATATATACAGAACCATTGCGGGGCCTAGGTTTGACATGCCTGGATTTGTTTGGACAATGGATGAAGATTCTGTGTCAAGGTTTTCTTGA